One Panicum virgatum strain AP13 chromosome 3N, P.virgatum_v5, whole genome shotgun sequence DNA segment encodes these proteins:
- the LOC120665081 gene encoding glutamate-1-semialdehyde 2,1-aminomutase, chloroplastic-like — MAGAAAAAVASGISARPATLRRAPAGRRARVPVVRAAISVEKGEKAYTVQKSEQIFNAAKELMPGGVNSPVRAFKSVGGQPIVFDSVKGSRMWDVDGNEYIDYVGSWGPAIIGHADDKVNAALIETLKKGTSFGAPCVLENVLAEMVISAVPSIEMVRFVNSGTEACMGALRLVRAYTGREKIIKFEGCYHGHADSFLVKAGSGVATLGLPDSPGVPKGATYETLTAPYNDAEAVKKLFEDNKGEIAAVFLEPVVGNAGFIPPQPGFLNALRDLTKQNGALLVFDEVMTGFRLAYGGAQEYFGITPDVTTMGKIIGGGLPVGAYGGRRYIMEMVAPAGPMYQAGTLSGNPLAMTAGIHTLKRLTEPGTYEYLDKITGDLVHGILDAGAKTGHEMCGGHIRGMFGVFFTGGPVHNFGDAKKSDTEKFGRFYRGMLEEGVYLAPSQFEAGFTSLAHTSQDIEKTIEAAEKVLKRI, encoded by the exons ATGGccggagcagcagccgccgctgtGGCGTCCGGGATCTCGGCCCGGCCGGCCACGCTGAGGAgggccccggccggccgccgcgcccgggTGCCGGTCGTGCGGGCCGCGATATCCGTCGAGAAGGGCGAGAAGGCGTACACGGTGCAGAAGTCGGAGCAGATCTTCAACGCCGCCAAG GAGTTGATGCCTGGAGGTGTTAATTCGCCAGTCCGTGCCTTCAAATCTGTTGGTGGGCAACCTATAGTTTTTGACTCTGTAAAGGGTTCTCGTATGTGGGATGTGGATGGGAATGAATATATTGATTATGTTGGTTCCTGGGGTCCTGCAATCATCGGTCATGCAGATGATAAG GTGAATGCTGCATTGATTGAAACTCTGAAGAAAGGAACTAGCTTTGGTGCTCCATGTGTGCTGGAGAATGTATTGGCTGAGATGGTCATATCTGCTGTACCAAGTATCGAAATGGTTCGCTTTGTCAATTCAGGGACAGAAGCCTGCATGGGAGCACTCCGCCTTGTACGTGCGTACACTGGGAGAGAGAAGATTATCAAGTTTGAGGGCTGCTACCATGGCCATGCTGACTCCTTCCTTGTCAAAGCTGGCAGTGGTGTTGCTACCCTTGGTCTCCCAGACTCCCCTGGAGTCCCCAAGGGAGCAACCTACGAGACTCTAACTGCACCATACAATGATGCTGAGGCGGTGAAGAAATTGTTCGAGGACAACAAAGGGGAGATTGCTGCTGTCTTCCTTGAGCCAGTTGTTGGCAATGCTGGCTTCATTCCGCCACAACCTGGTTTCCTCAATGCCCTCCGCGACTTGACCAAACAGAATGGTGCACTCCTGGTCTTTGATGAAGTGATGACTGGTTTCCGTTTGGCTTATGGTGGGGCTCAAGAGTACTTTGGGATCACCCCTGACGTGACAACCATGGGTAAGATTATTGGTGGAGGCCTCCCTGTTGGCGCTTATGGTGGGAGGAGGTACATCATGGAGATGGTCGCCCCAGCAGGGCCGATGTACCAAGCAGGAACTCTCAGTGGAAACCCACTTGCCATGACTGCTGGAATTCACACCCTCAAGCGTCTGACAGAGCCCGGCACTTACGAATACTTGGACAAGATCACTGGTGACCTCGTCCATGGGATACTGGATGCTGGTGCCAAAACAGGGCATGAGATGTGTGGAGGACACATCAGAGGAATGTTTGGCGTATTCTTCACTGGCGGACCAGTTCACAACTTTGGGGATGCCAAGAAGAGTGACACCGAGAAGTTCGGAAGGTTTTACCGGGGCATGCTGGAAGAGGGTGTCTACCTGGCCCCCTCCCAGTTCGAGGCGGGTTTCACCAGCTTGGCGCACACCTCCCAGGATATTGAGAAAACCATCGAGGCTGCTGAGAAGGTTCTGAAACGGATATAG
- the LOC120665080 gene encoding calcium-dependent protein kinase 14-like isoform X1 — translation MGNCCCGGSSSAEPAPPDASAGSSRPGGGSSGGPLAAGGVSATTAPTPAKPPAPVGPVLGRPMEDVKSTYSIGKELGRGQFGVTSLCTHKATGEKFACKTISKRKLSTKEDIEDVRREVQIMYHLSGQPGVVELKGAYEDKSSVHLVMELCAGGELFDRIIAKGHYTERAAASLLRTIVEIVHTCHTMGVIHRDLKPENFLLVSKDENAPLKATDFGLSVFFKEGEVFRDIVGSAYYIAPEVLKRSYGPEADIWSVGVIVYILLCGVPPFWAESEHGIFNAILRGQVDFTSDPWPRISHGAKDLVRKMLNPDPKQRISAYDVLNHPWIKEDGEAPDTPLDNAVLGRLKQFRAMNQFKKAALRVIAGCLSEEEIRGLKEMFKSMDCDNSGTITVDELRRGLANKGTKLSEAEVQQLMDAHPPQRASPESRVDLWQADADGNGTIDYEEFITATMHMNRMGRDEHLYTAFQYFDKDNSGYITMEELEQALREKGLLDGRDIKEIVAEVDADNDGRINYTEFAAMMRKGDPDQPSNPRKRRDVVL, via the exons aTGGGCAACTGCTGCTGCGGGGGGTCGTCGTCAGcggagcccgcgccgccggacgCCTCCGCGGGGTCCAGCCGCCCCGGGGGCGGCTCCAGCGGGGGCCcgctggccgccggcggggtCTCGGCGACCACGGCGCCCACGCCCGCCAAGCCCCCGGCGCCCGTCGGCCCCGTGCTGGGGCGGCCGATGGAGGACGTCAAGAGCACCTACAGCATCGGCAAGGAGCTCGGGCGCGGGCAGTTCGGCGTCACGTCGCTGTGCACGCACAAGGCCACGGGGGAGAAGTTCGCGTGCAAGACCATCAGCAAGCGCAAGCTCTCCACCAAGGAGGACATCGAGGACGTGCGCCGCGAGGTGCAGATCATGTACCACCTCTCCGGCCAGCCCGGCGTCGTGGAGCTCAAGGGCGCCTACGAGGACAAGAGCTCGGTGCACCTCGTCATGGAGCTCTGCGCCGGCGGGGAGCTCTTCGACCGGATCATCGCCAAGGGCCACTACaccgagcgcgccgccgcgtcgctgcTCCGCACCATCGTCGAGATCGTCCACACCTGCCACACCATGGGCGTCATCCACCGGGATCTCAAGCCCGAGAACTTCCTCCTCGTTAGCAAGGACGAGAACGCGCCGCTCAAGGCCACCGACTTCGGTCTCTCCGTCTTCTTCAAAGAAG gggaGGTGTTCAGGGACATCGTCGGCAGCGCCTACTACATCGCGCCGGAGGTGCTGAAGCGGAGCTACGGGCCGGAGGCCGACATCTGGAGCGTCGGCGTCATCGTCTACATCCTGCTGTGCGGCGTTCCGCCCTTCTGGGCAG AATCGGAGCACGGTATCTTCAATGCCATCCTGAGAGGGCAGGTTGACTTCACCAGCGACCCGTGGCCGCGCATCTCGCATGGCGCCAAGGACCTCGTCAGGAAGATGCTCAACCCTGACCCCAAACAGCGGATTTCTGCATACGACGTCCTCA ATCATCCGTGGATCAAGGAGGATGGCGAGGCGCCCGACACGCCGCTGGATAACGCTGTCCTCGGTCGGCTCAAGCAGTTCAGAGCTATGAACCAGTTCAAGAAGGCGGCGCTACGG GTTATCGCCGGATGCCTGTCGGAGGAGGAGATCAGGGGTCTCAAGGAGATGTTCAAGAGCATGGACTGCGACAACAGCGGCACGATAACCGTGGACGAGCTCCGGCGAGGGCTGGCCAACAAGGGCACCAAGCTCAGCGAGGCCGAAGTCCAGCAGCTCATGGACGCT CATCCCCCGCAGCGAGCGAGCCCTGAATCGCGCGTTGATTTGTGGCAGGCCGACGCCGACGGGAACGGGACGATCGACTACGAGGAGTTCATCACGGCGACGATGCACATGAACCGGATGGGCCGGGACGAGCACCTCTACACCGCGTTCCAGTACTTCGACAAGGACAACAGCGGGTACATCACCATGGAGGAGCTGGAGCAGGCCCTCAGGGAGAAGGGGCTCCTCGACGGCCGGGACATCAAGGAGATCGTGGCCGAGGTCGACGCCGACAAC
- the LOC120665080 gene encoding calcium-dependent protein kinase 14-like isoform X2 codes for MGNCCCGGSSSAEPAPPDASAGSSRPGGGSSGGPLAAGGVSATTAPTPAKPPAPVGPVLGRPMEDVKSTYSIGKELGRGQFGVTSLCTHKATGEKFACKTISKRKLSTKEDIEDVRREVQIMYHLSGQPGVVELKGAYEDKSSVHLVMELCAGGELFDRIIAKGHYTERAAASLLRTIVEIVHTCHTMGVIHRDLKPENFLLVSKDENAPLKATDFGLSVFFKEGEVFRDIVGSAYYIAPEVLKRSYGPEADIWSVGVIVYILLCGVPPFWAESEHGIFNAILRGQVDFTSDPWPRISHGAKDLVRKMLNPDPKQRISAYDVLNHPWIKEDGEAPDTPLDNAVLGRLKQFRAMNQFKKAALRVIAGCLSEEEIRGLKEMFKSMDCDNSGTITVDELRRGLANKGTKLSEAEVQQLMDAADADGNGTIDYEEFITATMHMNRMGRDEHLYTAFQYFDKDNSGYITMEELEQALREKGLLDGRDIKEIVAEVDADNDGRINYTEFAAMMRKGDPDQPSNPRKRRDVVL; via the exons aTGGGCAACTGCTGCTGCGGGGGGTCGTCGTCAGcggagcccgcgccgccggacgCCTCCGCGGGGTCCAGCCGCCCCGGGGGCGGCTCCAGCGGGGGCCcgctggccgccggcggggtCTCGGCGACCACGGCGCCCACGCCCGCCAAGCCCCCGGCGCCCGTCGGCCCCGTGCTGGGGCGGCCGATGGAGGACGTCAAGAGCACCTACAGCATCGGCAAGGAGCTCGGGCGCGGGCAGTTCGGCGTCACGTCGCTGTGCACGCACAAGGCCACGGGGGAGAAGTTCGCGTGCAAGACCATCAGCAAGCGCAAGCTCTCCACCAAGGAGGACATCGAGGACGTGCGCCGCGAGGTGCAGATCATGTACCACCTCTCCGGCCAGCCCGGCGTCGTGGAGCTCAAGGGCGCCTACGAGGACAAGAGCTCGGTGCACCTCGTCATGGAGCTCTGCGCCGGCGGGGAGCTCTTCGACCGGATCATCGCCAAGGGCCACTACaccgagcgcgccgccgcgtcgctgcTCCGCACCATCGTCGAGATCGTCCACACCTGCCACACCATGGGCGTCATCCACCGGGATCTCAAGCCCGAGAACTTCCTCCTCGTTAGCAAGGACGAGAACGCGCCGCTCAAGGCCACCGACTTCGGTCTCTCCGTCTTCTTCAAAGAAG gggaGGTGTTCAGGGACATCGTCGGCAGCGCCTACTACATCGCGCCGGAGGTGCTGAAGCGGAGCTACGGGCCGGAGGCCGACATCTGGAGCGTCGGCGTCATCGTCTACATCCTGCTGTGCGGCGTTCCGCCCTTCTGGGCAG AATCGGAGCACGGTATCTTCAATGCCATCCTGAGAGGGCAGGTTGACTTCACCAGCGACCCGTGGCCGCGCATCTCGCATGGCGCCAAGGACCTCGTCAGGAAGATGCTCAACCCTGACCCCAAACAGCGGATTTCTGCATACGACGTCCTCA ATCATCCGTGGATCAAGGAGGATGGCGAGGCGCCCGACACGCCGCTGGATAACGCTGTCCTCGGTCGGCTCAAGCAGTTCAGAGCTATGAACCAGTTCAAGAAGGCGGCGCTACGG GTTATCGCCGGATGCCTGTCGGAGGAGGAGATCAGGGGTCTCAAGGAGATGTTCAAGAGCATGGACTGCGACAACAGCGGCACGATAACCGTGGACGAGCTCCGGCGAGGGCTGGCCAACAAGGGCACCAAGCTCAGCGAGGCCGAAGTCCAGCAGCTCATGGACGCT GCCGACGCCGACGGGAACGGGACGATCGACTACGAGGAGTTCATCACGGCGACGATGCACATGAACCGGATGGGCCGGGACGAGCACCTCTACACCGCGTTCCAGTACTTCGACAAGGACAACAGCGGGTACATCACCATGGAGGAGCTGGAGCAGGCCCTCAGGGAGAAGGGGCTCCTCGACGGCCGGGACATCAAGGAGATCGTGGCCGAGGTCGACGCCGACAAC
- the LOC120665078 gene encoding putative disease resistance protein RGA3, whose product MPIGEAVLSAFMQALFDKVIAAAISELKFPRDVTEELQILSSSLSTIQAHVEDAEERQLKDKVSRSWLAKLKEVAYEMDDLLDEYAAEALQSKLEGPSNHDRLKKVRSCICCFSLDNCLLNHKIVKQIRKIEEKLDRLVKERQISGPNMISGTDRQEIRERPKTSSLIDDSSVFGREEDKEAIVKMLLAPNNSNHANFSILPIVGMGGLGKTTLTQLVYNDARVKEHFQLQVWLCVSENFDEMKLTKETIESVASGFSSATTNMNLLQEDLSRKLQGKRFLLVLDDVWNEDPEKWDRYRCALVTGEKGSRIIVTTRNKTVGKLMGGMIPYHLKQLSDNDCWKLFKNHAFVDGDSSAHPNLEIIGKEIVKKLKGLPLAAKAIGSLLCARDVEEEWKSILKSEIWELPSDKNNILPALRLSYSHLPAILRRCFAFCSAFPKDYVFEKRRLVQIWIGLGYIQPQGRRTMEEIGGGYFDELLSRSFFQNQKIGYVMHDAMHDLAQSVSIDECLRLDDLHSSNPARNARHLSFSCDNRSWTSFEAFLGFKRARTLLLLNGYKSMTSPIPSDLFLKLKYLHVLDLNRRDITELPDSIGNLKLLRYLNLSGTGITMLPLSIGRLFNLQTLKLKNCHALDYLPKSITNLVNLRWLEAGTELITGIAGIGNLTCLQELEEFVVRKDKGYTISELKPMKRITGHICIKNLESVASAEEANEALLSEKTYINVLHLVWSHRRRLTSEEAERDIEILEHLRPHHDLNELTVKAFAGFYFPDWLSSLTHLQSIHLSDCMNCSNLPALGVLPLLKFLDIGGFHAIIQINQEFSGTSEAKNFPSLKELIFEDMPNLKRWVSVQHGQLLPSLTELVVFDCPLLMEFPSLPSTLVKLKISETGFTVLPDIHTPSSRFASSLACLHIDQCPNLTSLDQGLLSQKLLGLEELTIADCPELSHLPVEGFRSLTALKCINIYDCPKLAPSQQHSLLPCTLEDLRISSCSNLIEPLLREINEISLTNLVITDCTSLHNFPVKLPATLQKLEIFHCCNLSTLPLGLEEASCLAAMTILNCPLIPCLPGQGLPQSLKELYIKECPMLTESCQENGGEDWPKIAHVPTIEIDDSTTPSWSIRKRLL is encoded by the coding sequence ATGCCGATCGGAGAAGCTGTGCTGTCTGCCTTCATGCAAGCACTTTTTGATAAAGTGATTGCAGCTGCTATTAGTGAGCTGAAATTCCCTCGAGACGTCACGGAGGAGCTGCAGATCCTATCAAGCAGCCTGTCgacaattcaagcacatgttgAAGATGCTGAGGAGCGACAGCTGAAGGATAAGGTCTCACGAAGCTGGCTAGCCAAGCTCAAGGAAGTTGCATATGAGATGGATGATTTGCTTGATGAATATGCAGCTGAGGCCCTCCAGTCCAAACTAGAAGGCCCATCCAACCATGACCGTCTGAAAAAGGTTAGGAGCTGTATCTGCTGCTTTTCGTTGGACAATTGTTTACTTAACCACAAGATAGTGAAGCAAATAAGGAAGATCGAGGAGAAGCTTGATAGGCTTGTCAAAGAAAGGCAGATTTCTGGTCCAAACATGATCAGTGGCACTGACAGGCAAGAGATAAGAGAGAGGCCCAAGACAAGCTCACTCATCGATGACTCAAGTGTgtttggaagagaagaagataaAGAGGCAATTGTGAAGATGTTGCTGGCTCCTAATAACTCGAACCATGCCAACTTTTCCATTCTTCCCATAGTGGGTATGGGGGGGCTAGGAAAGACAACTCTAACACAGCTTGTCTACAATGATGCAAGAGTAAAGGAGCATTTCCAGTTACAGGTGTGGTTATGTGTTTCTGAAAATTTTGATGAGATGAAACTTACAAAGGAAACCATTGAATCAGTTGCAAGTGGGTTCTCATCAGCCACGACGAATATGAACTTGCTTCAAGAAGATCTCTCAAGAAAGCTGCAAGGTAAAAGATTCCTTCTAGTCCTTGATGATGTATGGAATGAGGACCCTGAAAAATGGGATAGATATCGCTGTGCTCTAGTTACTGGGGAAAAGGGAAGCAGGATTATAGTTACCACACGAAACAAAACTGTTGGGAAATTGATGGGTGGGATGATTCCTTACCACCTGAAGCAGTTATCAGACAACGATTGCTGGAAGTTATTCAAGAACCATGCATTTGTAGATGGTGACTCCAGTGCACACCCAAATTTAGAAATAATAGGCAAGGAAATTGTGAAGAAGTTGAAAGGTCTACCGCTAGCTGCTAAAGCAATAGGCAGTTTACTATGTGCCAGGGATGTGGAGGAAGAATGGAAGAGCATATTAAAGAGTGAAATATGGGAATTACCATCAGACAAGAACAATATATTGCCAGCTCTGAGATTGAGTTACAGTCATTTGCCAGCCATATTGAGAAGATGTTTTGCATTTTGTTCCGCATTTCCCAAAGATTATGTGTTTGAGAAACGAAGGCTGGTCCAGATCTGGATAGGCCTTGGGTACATTCAGCCTCAAGGAAGGAGAACGATGGAAGAAATTGGGGGTGGCTACTTCGATGAATTGCTAAGCAGGTCCTTCTTCCAAAATCAGAAGATTGGGTATGTGATGCATGATGCCATGCATGACCTAGCACAGTCTGTTTCTATTGATGAATGCCTAAGACTGGATGATCTACACAGCAGCAACCCTGCAAGAAACGCCAGGCACCTATCTTTCTCTTGTGACAATAGAAGCTGGACCTCATTTGAAGCTTTCCTTGGATTTAAGAGAGCACGCACACTTCTACTACTAAATGGGTATAAATCGATGACAAGCCCTATCCCCAGTGATCTGTTCCTCAAGTTAAAGTAccttcatgtgcttgacttgaACCGAAGAGACATTACTGAGCTGCCAGATTCTATTGGGAATTTAAAATTGCTTCGATATTTGAATCTTTCAGGCACCGGAATAACAATGTTACCTTTATCAATTGGTAGGCTCTTCAACTTGCAAACACTAAAGTTGAAAAACTGCCATGCACTGGACTACCTCCCAAAGAGCATAACCAATCTTGTAAATCTTCGATGGCTAGAAGCAGGAACAGAGTTGATTACTGGCATAGCTGGAATAGGGAATTTGACTTGCCTTCAAGAGTTGGAGGAATTTGTTGTCCGTAAGGACAAAGGATACACAATCAGTGAGCTGAAGCCAATGAAGAGGATCACAGGACATATTTGCATTAAGAATCTTGAGAGTGTGGCTAGTGCGGAAGAGGCAAATGAAGCTCTGCTAAGTGAAAAGACATACATCAATGTTCTCCATCTTGTATGGTCTCATAGGAGACGCTTGACTTCGGAAGAAGCAGAAAGAGACATAGAAATACTTGAACACCTCAGACCACATCATGACCTCAATGAGTTGACAGTCAAGGCATTTGCTGGCTTCTACTTTCCAGATTGGTTAAGTAGTCTTACTCACTTGCAAAGTATCCACCTGTCTGACTGTATGAACTGTTCGAATCTACCAGCGCTTGGAGTGCTGCCTCTACTCAAGTTTTTAGACATTGGGGGTTTTCATGCCATTATTCAAATCAACCAAGAGTTTTCAGGGACCAGTGAAGCTAAGAATTTTCCATCACTCAAGGAACTCATATTTGAGGATATGCCTAATCTCAAAAGGTGGGTTTCAGTGCAGCACGGTCAATTGCTTCCGTCACTCACAGAACTTGTAGTGTTTGACTGCCCGCTTCTAATGGAATTCCCATCCCTCCCATCGACATTAGTGAAACTCAAAATTTCTGAAACAGGGTTCACTGTTCTTCCTGACATACATACTCCAAGCTCTCGATTTGCATCGTCATTGGCATGTCTACACATTGATCAGTGTCCAAATCTTACATCCTTAGATCAAGGTCTGCTTAGCCAGAAATTACTGGGTCTTGAGGAATTAACAATTGCCGACTGTCCAGAGCTAAGTCACCTGCCAGTTGAAGGATTCAGATCCCTAACTGCTCTTAAGTGTATTAACATTTATGATTGTCCAAAACTGGCACCATCACAACAGCATAGCTTGCTGCCCTGCACGCTTGAAGATCTTCGCATCAGCTCATGCTCCAATCTAATTGAGCCTCTTCTTCGAGAGATTAATGAGATATCATTGACAAACCTTGTCATCACTGACTGTACCAGCCTTCATAATTTTCCAGTAAAGCTACCTGCAACTCTGCAAAAACTGGAGATCTTCCATTGTTGTAATCTAAGCACCTTGCCTCTTGGTCTAGAAGAAGCATCATGTTTAGCAGCTATGACAATTTTGAATTGTCCTCTTATACCATGCTTGCCAGGACAGGGCCTCCCACAATCATTGAAAGAATTGTACATCAAAGAATGCCCGATGCTAACAGAGAGTTGCCAAGAAAATGGCGGAGAAGACTGGCCTAAAATTGCACATGTACCAACCATTGAAATAGATGATAGCACCACACCCAGCTGGAGtataagaaaaagattattgTGA